The Arenibacter algicola region CGGAGCTTAAAAAGTTTGATCCATGGTGGATCGAGGAGCCAACCAGTCCTGACGATATTTTGGGCCATGCTAAAATAGCAAAAGCCGTTCATCCCATAAAAGTGGCTACGGGAGAACACTGTCAGAACAGGGTTGTATTTAAGCAATTAATGCAGGCCGATGCCATTGGTATATGTCAGATAGATAGCTGCAGGGTAGGAGGGGTAAATGAAATATTGGCCATCCTTTTAATGGCTGCAAAATTCAATATTCCTGTTTGTCCACATGCCGGGGGAGTTGGACTCTGTGAATATGTGCAACATCTGTCCATGATAGATTATATTGCCATTAGTGGCTCTTTGGAGAATAGAATAATAGAGTATGTGGATCATTTGCACGAACATTTTTACGACCCAGTGGTAATAAAAAATGGGGCATATATGCCACCGTCCATGGCCGGTTACAGCATAACTATGAAAGAGCAATCTTTAGAGGACTATAGCTTTCCGGATGGTGTAATTTGGAAGGATGAAGTAATGGCCAAATAATAGGGAAAAAGTATAATACTTAATAAGATAAATAACCTAAAGAATAATATGTCACTTTTTAGTCTAGAAAACAAAACAGCGGTTGTTACCGGTGGTGCCAGTGGTATTGGTGAAGCTATTTCCAAGGCATTTGCAGGCCAAGGTGCCCATGTGCACATCTTGGAATTTAATGCGGAAAATGGAGAACGTGTTGTTGGGGAAATAGAAGCCAAGGGCGGAAAGGCCAATTTTCACGCTTGTGATGTTTCCAATAACGCTCAGGTAGCCGAAATAATCTCCGCTATTGGTGCCAAGAATTATATCAATATTTTGGTAAACAATGCCGGGATAGCCCATGTGGGAAATTTAGAAGGTACTGCCGTAGACGATTTGGATCGTATTTACAATGTAAATGTCAAAGGGGTCTATAACTGTATGCATGCCGTTATATCCAAGATGAAGGAGAAAGGTGGGGTAATTTTAAATATGGCATCCATTGCTTCCTCTGTAGGTATTTCGGACAGATTTGCCTACTCCATGTCCAAGGGGGCGGTGCTTACTATGAGCTATTCTGTAGCAAAGGATTATTTGGATGAGGGTATTCGTTGCAATACTATTTCTCCTGCCAGGATTCATACACCTTTTGTTGACGGATTTATTAATAAAAACTACCCTGGTAAGGAAGCGGAAATGTTCGAGAAATTATCCAAATCCCAACCAATTGGCAGGATGGGCAAACCCGAGGAAGTGGCAAACTTGGCAGTTTATCTCTGTTCGGACGAGGCTTCCTTTATAACTGGAACCGATTTCCCAATTGATGGAGGGTATATTAAATTAAACGGATAGGTTTAAACAGAAAATCTGCTAATGGGCCGATTTGAAAATGGAGCTGGATATCAATTTTGATGTTCCAGCTCCATTTTAAGAAACTAGAAACCGCTCCCCTCGCGGAGCAAATAGGAATTTTATATAAACAAATACTTTTAATGATCAAATTATTTCAATACCTAGCTCTGATAGCTCTTTTGGCGGCCTGTTCCCAAAAACGGGAGCCAAATGCCTTGGTGATGCCCGTTTCCAATACTATTGAAGTCCAAGATGCGGACAGTAACGATTCTATTTTGCTTAAGGCGGCGCATGTGGTGCCAACAGCTAACCAATACGAGGCACTGCAAAACGAGTTTATAGCTTTCATTCATTTTGGCCCCAATACCTTTACCAGAATGGAGTGGGGAAATGGAATGGAAGATCCTAAAGTATTCGACCTGCAGAATTTGGATACGGATCAATGGTGCAAGGCTATGAAGGATGCCGGAATGAAAATGGTAATTTTTACCGCCAAGCATCACGATGGTTTTGTACTGTGGCAGAGCCGCTATACAGATCATGGGATAATGTCCTCACCATTTAAGGAAGGAAAAGGGGATGTCCTTAAGGAATTGTCCGAATCCTGTAAAAAATATGGTCTAAAATTAGGGGTGTACCTATCCCCGGCAGATCTTTTCCAAATTGAAAACAAGGAGGGGCTTTATGGAAATTTAAGTGAGTATACGGAAAGAACCATTCCGCGGCAGGTGGAAGGCCGACCATTTGAAAACAAAACAACATTCACTTTTAAGGTGGACGACTACAATGAATATTTTTTAAACCAACTCTTCGAGCTGCTTACCGAATACGGACCCATACATGAAGTTTGGTTTGATGGCGCCCATCCTAAAAGAAAAGGTGGTCAGACCTACAACTATTTGGCCTGGAAGGAATTGATAAGGGCTTTGGCTCCCAAGACAGTTATTTTCGGGAAAGAGGATATTCGTTGGTGCGGTAACGAAGCTGGCAAAACCAGGGATACGGAATGGAATGTAATTCCATATCAGGAAGACCCCGATCAAATGAACAGCTTTGCAGATTTGACCGATGAATCCTTAGGAAATAGGGAGGACCTTTATAAGGGCAAATTCCTTCATTACCAACAGGCAGAAACCAATACTTCTATCCGTGAAGGCTGGTTTTATAGGGATGATGAAGACCAGAAAGTACGCAGTACCGATGATGTATTCGATATATATGAAAGATCCGTAGGGGGGAATTCTACTTTCCTGCTCAACATTCCACCTAATAGGGATGGCAAATTTTCACCTACAGATGTGACCGTATTGGAAGAAGTTGGCCAAAGGATAAACGAAACTTATGGTTCTAATTTGCTTTCCGGGGCCCAGGGGCCTAAGGCAGTGCTAGATAATGACCTGGCAAGTTTTGAACTTTTGGGCCTGGGAGCCCAAGAGGTGGTTATTGAAACCAATGTTCCTATCACTATAAACAGGTTGGCAATTCAGGAAGCCATAAACACTCATGGTGAACGTGTGGAAAAACATGCCTTGGATGCTTGGGTGGACAATGGCTGGAAGGAAATTGCTGCAGCTACCAATATTGGTTATAAACGAATTTTACGTTTCCCTGAAGTTACTACCCAAAAATTGCGCATTAGAATCCTCGAGTCCCGTTTTTATCCTGCTATTGCAAGCATATCCGCCCATTATTATAAGGCAAGGCCGCCACAGCTTAGTATAGAAAGATCGGTAGAGGGGGCGGTAACCATTTCCCCCAAAAAGGACAGCTTTGGTTGGAAACCGCACGGGGAAGATGTTGCCGGAAATATAAATACTGGTTACAATATTCGTTATTCTACTGATGGTAGCGAACCAACTACAGCCTCAGAAATTTATCAGCAGCCCTTTATTATTCCATCGGGAGAGGTAAAGGCGGTAGCAGAAGTAAATGGAAAATTGGGGAGCGTTGCTTCGGAGCTTTTCGGAATTGTAAAAAAGGATTGGAAAGCTGCAGGAGAGGATAGTTTTGAAGGGGAACATACTGCCATTAACGCCTTTGATGGCGATCCCGAAACCTACTGGAGCTCTTCTGATAAATCTAGAAAAAACTATATCAATGTTGACCTCGGAAAGGAATATGCCATCACGGGATTCACTTACACTCCCCAAACTTCTTCTTCCGAAGGGATGATTGAAAAGGGTGTGGTTAGGATAAGTGCAGATGGAAAATCCTGGGAAAATGTTGAGGATTTCCAATTCGGAAACCTTATAAACGACCCAACCACCAGAACCCATATGTTCAAGTCCAAGATCAATGCCAGATATATCGGAATTGAATCTAAAGTTATTGCCGGAAATGGCAAAACTGCGGCCATTGCGGAATTAGATTTTTTATTGGATTAATAATTTAGATAGGATTTCATAACAAAATTAATGAAACAAAAAGCCCTTTATTATTTCGTATTTGCCCTATCCTTGATTGGTTGCTCGCCAACGGTCTCGGATATTTATATAACTGCCGATAAGGAGGCCTATAAAAATGGAGAGCTGGTTTTTGTTTCTATTAATGAAGCAATGGGCGCTGTTGCCCAACTGAGAAAAGAGAGCAACAAAAATACCCTGACCCTTCATCTTATGGAAGGGGAATATAGAATAAGCGCTCCCATTAGAATAACAGCAGAACTTGGCCCATTGAATCTTAAGGGGGAAGGTGATGGGAGGTCTGTAGTTAAGGGATCCAAATTGCTCAATCCCAAATGGGAAAAGTACAATGACCATATTTGGATGGCCCAATTACAGAAAGAGGACAGTTTTGATCAACTCTTTGTTAACGGACAGAAACAAATATTGGCACGTTACCCCAATTACGATGAAAATGGAGGGCACTGGCAGGGTCACGCCGAGGATGCAATTGCTCCGGAAAGGGTAAAAACATGGTCCAACCCCAAAGGGGCTTTTGTGCATGCTATGCATAACGGGGAGTGGGGCGGATTTCACTATGTTTCCACAGGGGTAGATGAAAATGGGGAGCTTCAATTATCCGGAGGCTATCAGAATAATCGTCCCTCAAAAATGCATGCCAAATACCGTATGGTAGAAAATGTATTTGAAGAATTGGATGCACCTGGCGAGTGGTTTTTGGATGGGGACCATAAATTATTCTACTGGCCGGCCGAGGGGACGGATATTAACAATGTCCTGGTAGAAGGGGTCCAACAAAAACATTTGCTGGAAATAGTGGGCTCTGAGGAAAATCCTGTTAGGGATATAGAAATAAGCGGAATACGATTTGAACATGCCCAGCGTACGTTTATGGAAAAGTATGAGCAATTGCTAAGAAGTGATTGGACCATTTATAGAGGTGCGGCCCTTTTTCTTGAAGGGACACAAAATGTGAAAATTAAAAACTGTGAACTGACCAATTTGGGGGGTAATGCTATTTTAGCAAGTAACTTTAATAGGGAGCTAAGCATTGCGGATAACCATATTCATGATTGCGGGGCATCGGGGATCAGTTTTGTAGGTAGTCCCGAAGCGGTAAGGTCGCCTTCGTTTCAATATGAAGAATTTGTTCCTTTGGCGGAAATGGATACAGTTCCCGGGCCTAAATCAAACAAATATCCCAGTAATTCCATCGCGGAGAACAATCTCATTTATCGTATCGGCAGGGTGGAAAAGCAAACGGCCGGGGTACAGATCGCCATGGCCATGGATATTACGGTAAGTCACAACAGTATTTATGATGTTCCAAGGGCCGGGATCAATATCGGGGATGGCACATGGGGCGGACATATAATTGAATATAATGATGTTTTTAATACCGTCCTGGAATCTGGAGATCATGGGGCCTTTAATTCTTGGGGAAGGGACAGGTTTTGGCATCCCAATCGCGAAACTTTGAATGAAATTGTGGCCGCCAACCCAGAAATGCCCAAATGGGATGCCATCCATACTACCGTAATAAGAAATAATAGGTTTCGTTGCGATCATGGATGGGATATAGATCTGGACGATGGATCCTCCAATTACCACATTTATAACAATCTGTGTTTAAATGGTGGAATTAAATTGCGTGAAGGATTTTATCGCACCGTGGAAAATAACATTATGATAAATAATGGCTTCCATCCACATGTATGGTTCAAGAACAGTGGGGATGTTTTTAAGCACAATATCGTTTTCACCGAGCACAAGGATATAAGATTACAGGATTGGGGCAAGGAAGTGGATTATAACCTTTTTCCAGATGTGGAGACATTAACGACAACCCAAAAAAAAGGGGTGGATACTAACAGCATTTTCGGTGATGCATTATTTGTGGATGCCAAATTAGGGAACTATACGGTAAAAGAGGAGTCGCCCGCCCTTAAAATAGGGTTTAAAAACATTGCTATGGATAGTTTTGGGGTTACCGATACCAAGCTAAAGTCCTTGGCCAAAACCCCTACCATTCCCACTATGTTTTTTGGTGATAGCAGTGAAAAGGATGCAGTGGTAGATTGGTTGGGTGCACAAATAAAAAGTATTGCCACTATGGCCGAGAGGTCGGCTTCCGGTCTCAACAAGACAGCGGGTGCCCTAATATTGGCCATAGACCCACAGACTGTTATAGGAATTTCCCCGCTTCAGGTAGGGGACGTTATAATATCTGCCGAAGGCGATGAAATAAATACAGTAGCCGATTTAATGAAAACCTACCAAAATAATAATTGGAAAGGGAAATTGAATCTAATTATATTTAGGAATCAAAAAGAAAAGCAGATATCATTGACAACTAAAAAATAATGAAATAGAATTATGAAGGGTTGGTATAAGTATTTTATTGTAGCAGTATTGATAGGTGGAACCATTTATGGCATTAATGTTAAAACAACCACTATTGAGGAAAAGCGTCCGAATATTATTTATGTTTTGGCCGATGATCTAGGTTATGGTGATATAGCCATCTATAACCCTGAAGGTAAAATAAAAACGCCCAATCTGGATGCTATGGGATCCGCAGGAATGATTTTTACGGATGCCCATACCTCCTCTGCCGTTTGTACCCCTACACGATACGGAATTATTACCGGAAGGTATAATTGGAGAAGTCCATTAAAAAGTTCGGTGCTTACCGGAAATTCCAAGGCGTTGATTCCTGAAAATAGAACTACTGTGGCCTCCTTACTTAAAAGAGAGGGTTACGAAACCGCATTCATTGGCAAATGGCATTTGGGTTGGGACTGGGCACTTAAAAATCCCGGTTTGGAATTAGGTGAAGGTTGGAATCCAGAGGATTTTGATAATATAGATTTCTCCAAAGAAGTTAAGAATTCACCCAATACCCTTGGGTTTAAATACTCCTACGGGCATTGCGGCTCATTGGATATGGCGCCATATGTGTACGTAGAAAACGGTATGCCGACCATGGTTCCGGATACCGTTACCGAAAGTAAGACCAAATATGGTTGGTGGCGCAAGGGGCCTACCGCCCGGGATTTTGATTTTGACGATGTTACCCCTAACTTTTTTAGAAAATCCTTCGGTTACATCAAAGAAAAGGCAAAGGGGAAATCTCCATTCTTTTTGTATTTGGCCTTGCCTTCGCCCCATACCCCCATTTTACCGACCGAGGAATGGAAAGGGAAAAGTGATCTAAACCCTTACGGGGATTTCATGATGATGATAGATGCGTATATGGGACAATTGACGGAGGTGATAAGGCAAGCGGGAATTGAAGATAATACCATGGTGATCTTTACAAGCGATAATGGTTGTTCCCCAGCTGCCAAGATCGATGAAATGTTGGCTAAAGGGCATAGTCCCAACGGAATTTTAAGAGGCCATAAGGCAGATATTTTTGAAGGAGGACATAGAGTACCTTTTATTGTGAAATGGCCCAACAAAATTAAGCCTGCTTCCAAATCGGATAAGACTATTTGCACAACAGATTTGTTGGCTACCTGTGCAGATATAGTTGGTGTTGATTTGGCAGATGATGAAGGGGAGGATAGCTTTTCTTTTTTACCGCTGTTGACCAACCCTGCGTCCAAGGACTATCTTAGGGAGGCAACGGTACATCATTCCATCAACGGGAGTTTTGCCATAAGAAAGGATAATTGGAAAATGATTTTTTGTCCAGGATCGGGCGGTTGGAGCAATCCCAAACCCAATTCGGAAGGGATAGGGGATCTCCCTAAATTTCAGTTGTACGACCTAAGTAAGGATCCCAAAGAGGAGAATAATGTTTACGGCCAGTTTCATGAAGTGGAAAGTGCCCTTACCAGACTAATGGTCAGCTATATTGAAAATGGGACAAGTAGGGTAGGCGAAAAGCAAAAGAACGATCCTGAAGGATACGGCAGTAAGGAATGGAAGCAGTTGGGCGTATTTTACAATTGATTTGAAAATTTGATATTTTTTTAATTTGAGCCTTTAGTTTTAGAGACCAGAAACAATAATTATATAAATAGTAATTCAATAAATAGAAACAAATGAAACTAATAAGATTTGGAGAAGTAGGAAAGGAAAAACCGGGAGTGCAATTGGAAAACGGTACCCGATTGGACGTATCGGCCTTTGGACGGGATTACAACGAGGATTTTTTTGGAACGGATGGCTTGGTCCAGCTAAAGGATTGGTTGGCAAAAAATGAAAGCAGTTGTCCTAAAGTAGATAATAGTGTACGTTTGGGAGCACCATTGGTGAGGCCTTCCAAAATTGTATGTGTGGGACTAAATTATGCCAAACATGCCGCGGAAAGTGGAATGGCAGTGCCTAAGGAGCCTGTATTGTTCTTTAAGGCTACCTCGGCAATAGTTGGGCCCAATGATGACGTGGTCATTCCAAAAGGAAGTCAAAAAACCGATTGGGAAGTGGAGTTGGCCGTGGTTATAGGTAAAAAGGCATCTTATGTATCGGAGGCAGACGCTTTGGATCATGTTGCCGGATATGTACTTCACAACGATTACAGTGAAAGGGCATTTCAGATTGAAAGGGAAGGACAATGGGTAAAGGGAAAAAGTTGTGACACCTTTGCGCCTGTAGGACCTTTTATTGCCACCAAAGATGAAATTAAAGATCCGAACAATTTGCACTTATGGTTAAAATTAAATGGAGAAACGGTACAGGATAGTTCAACTTCCGATTTTATCTTCAATGTGCAAGAGGTGGTGAGTTATATCAGTCAGTTTATGACCTTATTGCCAGGGGATATTATTTCGACAGGGACTCCTTTTGGAGTGGGTCTAGGATTTAATCCTCCAAAATATTTAAAAGCTGGAGATGTAGTAGAATTGGGGATTGAGGGACTTGGTACTTCCAAGCAAACGGCAAAGGCCTATAGCGGGAAATAAGAACCAGTTAAACCAACCAATCGGCATGATTTCCAAATTCCATTTCCTCGTTTTATGCGCCCTGCTTTCGGTGTATTGCCCTCATGTTAAAGGGCAAGAATTGAAGTGGGCCGAGATTGAAAATGGAATTTGGAAAGCCAGTGTTGGGGAGCCAGAGGATATAAGCTTGCTTAAGGCTGCGGATATACGGCCGAAGGTAAATGCACTTAACAAACTGCCCATCGCCGATTTTCCTTTTCCGGAAGATAGGATCAAAACAAAGATAGTTGATGGAAAGACCTATTTGCAATTTCCTTTGAGCAGGGAAGAGCAAATTTATGGCTTGGGACTCAACTTTAAAACGGTACACCAGAGAGGCCGCATCATGCAATTGCATGTGGACCACTATGGAGGAAGGGACGATGGCCGTACGCATGCCCCTGTTCCTTTTTATGTGTCTTCCAAAGGGTACGGAGTGCTGATAGACGCTGCCAGATATATTACGGTCTATGCCGGTACGGGTATTAGGGTAGATGCCGATGATAAACCGGTTTTGAGGGACAGGAACACTGATCCCCATTGGGAGGCGCAACCATATTCCGATGCCGTGGAAATTTTGGTACCGGCAAAGGGAACCGATGTTTATATATATGGAGGTTCTACCCCCATGGAGGCCGTACAGCGTTATAATTTATACAACGGCGGGGGTTATATTCCTCCAAAATGGGGCTTGGGATTCACCCAAAGAGTACCCACCTTATATAGTCAGGAGGATATTGCCAAGGAAGCCCAGGAGTTTGAAGATCACGATTTTCCTTTAGATTTTATTGGAGTGGAACCAGGCTGGCACAGTATGGCCTATCCCTGTACTTTTGAATGGGACAAGACAAGATTCCCAGATCCGAGAAAGTTTAATGATGAATTATTGGCAGAGGGGATAAGAACCAATTTGTGGCTGAATCCCTATGTGTCCCCTATAGGTTCCTTATATCCTAAATTAAAAGGTCTTTCCGCTTCTCACACGGTATGGAATGGAATTGTACCAGATCTAATGCTTCCCGAAACCCGTGATATTTTTAAGAAGCACTTTGTTGAAAATCATCTGGACATAGGAGTCAGTGGGTATAAGATAGATGAGGTAGATGGCTTTGACTTCTGGGTGTGGCCGGATGTAGCCACATTTCCTTCGGGCTATAGTGGGGAGCAAATGCGGCAGGTCTATGGCCTTCTTGTTCAGGACATGACCGCAAAATGGTTCAAAGAAAAAAATCAGAGGACATATGGGCTGGTCAGGGCATCCAATGCCGGCGCCAGTGCTTTGCCCTACGTTATTTACAATGATTATTACAGTCACAAGGATTTTATAACGGCCTTGGTCAATAGTAGCTTTATAGGCGTGCTTTGGACACCGGAGGTCCGCGCCTCAAAAACTGCCGAGGAGTGGTTAAGGAGAATGCAATCTGTTTGCTTTTCCCCCATGGCCATGCTGAATGCATGGGCGGACGGTACCAAACCATGGTCCTTTCCCGAGGTAGAAGTGGCTGTCAGGGATGTGGCCAATTTAAGGATGCAGTTATTGCCTTATATTTATTCTACTTTTTCCCAATATCATTTTGAAGGCCTGCCTCCCTTTAGGGCAATGAATTTAGTGGATGGCTTTTTTTATGACCCAACGCTTGCGGAAGGGGAACTGGACTCCACAGACAATCCCTATAAAGTAGCCGTAAAAAGTGAAATAAAGGATCAGTATATGATGGGCGACAATATTTTGGTGGCCCCCATGTTCGAAGGTGAAAATGAGAGAAAGGTAATTTTGCCAAAAGGAAAATGGTTCGATTTCTACAATGGGGAATTCGTAGGTGAAAATGAAGTGATTACAGTAGCTCCCGGTTTGGAAAAAATACCATTGTTTGTACGGAATGGTGGAATAATTCCCATGAGACCTGTCCAGAGACAGGCTCCAAAAAAGGGGGAAAAGGTAGACCTGATTATTCGTCACTACGGGACAAAGGAAGGGGAATATACGCTATACGATGATGATGGGTTAAGTTTTGATTTTGAGAAGGGACAATTTTCCGAGGTGGAAATAAAAGTAAAAAAAGACCGTAGAGGAAAGCTTGTAGGCACTATAGGTAGCCCTGAAAAGGGGAAGCCATATAGCTATAACAAAAAGGTGACTTGGGAATTTAAAACAAAATAAAATCCATCCAAAAAACACGGTGGGCGACAGGATGATATGATTGTGAAGCAATTATTACTTTTAATTATTGGGTTATTTTCAATAGCTGAATCCATGGGGAGCACTTTTCAGGACCCCATTAAAATTGCCTGCGTAGGAAACAGTATAACCTATGGTTCGGGAGTGGCCAATAGGGAAAAAAATGCCTACCCGGAACAATTGCAGTCCATGCTGGGGAACACATATCAGGTACGGAATTTTGGGGTCAGCGGAAGTACCCTTTTAAAAAATGGAGACAAACCCTATTTAAAAACGGAAGCCTATTCCAATGCGTTGAAGTTTAGGCCCGATATCGTTTTTATAAAATTGGGCACTAATGATAGCAAGCTTTCAAATAGGGTTCATTTGGACAATTTCGAGGGGGATTATATAGACTTGGTCAATAGCTTTAAAAAGGAAAACGGGAATGCCAGAATAATTCTTTTACTTCCAGTTCCTGCATTTACTACCGATACTACACGGATATGGAATGAGGTGATCAAAAATAAGATCACCCCAATGACCCGCAGGGTTGCGTATAAGACAAATTCGGAGGTTTTGGATTTGTGCCAGCTGTTTATAGATCAACCTGGACTATTGCCCGATAAGATACACCCTTCTTCCCTTGGGGCAACAGTTATTGCCAAAAGGATATATGAAGCTGTAATTCAAAATGAAATTGAAAAATTAGAAATATTAAAATCCAAGGAGGTTAAAGTTTCGGAAACCGCAAATTTCTATGGTTACGATCTCACAGATTTTGAATACAAAGGTATCCCATGCAAGGTGGTGAAGCCCAAAAAAGTGGCTCCAGGAGCACCATGGGTACTAAGGGCGCGCTTTTGGGGTCATGAACCACAAACGGATATTGCCTTATTGGAAAGAGGCTTTCATATTGCCTATTGCGATGTGGCCAATTTGTTTGGTGGTCCTGAGGCGATGAAGCGATGGGACCGTTTTTATGGGTTGATGACCCAGGCCGGACTCTCCAAAAAAGTGGTGTTGGAAGGAATGAGCCGAGGAGGTTTGATTGTTTATAATTGGGCCGAAAAAAATCCGGAAAAAGTGGCCTGTGTTTACGCCGATGCCCCTGTACTTGATGGAAAAAGTTGGCCCGGTGGTTTATGGAAGGGGAAGGGAAGTGCAGCGGATTGGGAGGTCTTCAAAACAATATACGGCTTAAAAAGTGAAAGGGATATTGCCGAATTTAAAGGGAATCCTATCCACAATATTAAATCGATTGCACAGGGAGGCTTCCCCATGATTCATGTTTGTGGTGCCGCCGATGAGGTAGTGCCCATTGAGGAGAACACCAAGCCTTTCGAAGAGGCAATTAAGGCTAATGGAGGTGCAATTAGCGTTATTTACAAGGAGGGTGTGGGACATCATCCCCATAGTTTGGAAAATCCAACTCCTATTGTCGACTTTATTCTTGGCGCAACCCATCAGAAGGTGAACTTTGCTCAAATTCCAGCTCCGAGTGCCGAATTTAGATCTGCTGCGGGTTGGAAAGAAGGGAAGGATTGGTGGGCCCAGGCCAATGATATTGATTCCCTTTGCCTAGCGTCAAAAGAAATTGACTTACTGCTTATTGGGAATTCCATTACCCAAGGCTGGGGTGGAAATAGACCTAATGTCACCTATGACCCGGGTAGAGAAGCTGCAGAACTATATTTTAAAGATCTAAATTGGGTCGGTGCCGGTATTTCGGGAGACCGTACCCAACACCTTTTGTATCGATTAAATAATGGAAACTATGAAGCCGCTCGGCCAAAAATGGTGGTGCTGGCTATTGGTGTCAACAATTTTGGGGATAACGGTGCAGTGGAAATAGCCAACGGCATTATGAAGGTACTAGAGGTGACCAAGAAAAAATTTTCGCCACAAACAAAAATAATGTTATTCGGTCCCATGCCCACGGGCTTGGCCCCAAGTACGGATAGAAGGAAGAAATACAATAAAATCCACGACTTGATCAAGCATCTTGGAAATGACAAAAATGTATTCTATTACAATCTGATTAATGAATTTTCTGATGAAAAGGGATTTTTGAAATCCGATTTGTTTTCACAGGATGGCATACATTTATTACCCGAAGGATATAAGGTTTGGGGTAAATTTATTAGGGATAAATACTTTATAGCCACTAAATAGAAATATTATGAAAAAATTCTTAGGATTACTACTGTTGCTATCCGTAGCCAATACTTATGGAGAAATTTGGCTTCCCTCCATCCTTTCGGATAATATGGTTTTGCAACAAGAATCGAATGTTACCATTTGGGGATGGACAACAAGTACTAGCGAGGAAATTAGCGTATACGGGACTTGGAACAATGAAAAAGTAACTGCCAAGGCCTTTCAGGGAGTTTGGTCCCTGCAATTGCCTACGCCACATGCCGGGGGCACTTATAGTGTAATTGTGGAAGGCCACGAGAAATTGGAGTTAAGGAATGTACTGATAGGGGAAGTATGGTTGGGTTCTGGACAAAGCAATATGCAATGGACCCCAAAACATGGTTTGGACAACGCAGAGGAAGAGATCAAAAAAGCCAATTTCCCTGAAATTCGTTTCTTTCAGGTGGCACAGCAGATATCGGACTATCCCCAAGATCAACTAAAGGGTAAATGGGAGGTTTGTACTCCTGAAACTATGGCGCAGTTTAGTTCTGTGGCTTATTTTTTTGGTAGGGAACTGCATCAAAATTTGAAAGTTCCTGTGGGTATTATTAATTCTAGCTGGGGAGGTACGCCAGTGGAAGTTTGGTTAAAAAAGGAATTAATAACCGAGGATGCCCAATTGGCGCAGGCGTCGAAAAAGCTGAATGAGGTTGCCTGGTGGCCCAGCAATCCGGGCTTGGCCTACAATGCCATGATACACCCCATTACTAAATTTAATATCGCAGGTTGTATTTGGTACCAAGGAGAATCCAACAGGGTTAACCCGGTTTCCTATTACAAATCCTTTCCTTTGATGATCGAATCCTGGAGGGAGGAATGGGGCAAGGATCTGCCATTTTATTTTGTGCAGATAGCCCCTTA contains the following coding sequences:
- a CDS encoding SDR family NAD(P)-dependent oxidoreductase, which codes for MSLFSLENKTAVVTGGASGIGEAISKAFAGQGAHVHILEFNAENGERVVGEIEAKGGKANFHACDVSNNAQVAEIISAIGAKNYINILVNNAGIAHVGNLEGTAVDDLDRIYNVNVKGVYNCMHAVISKMKEKGGVILNMASIASSVGISDRFAYSMSKGAVLTMSYSVAKDYLDEGIRCNTISPARIHTPFVDGFINKNYPGKEAEMFEKLSKSQPIGRMGKPEEVANLAVYLCSDEASFITGTDFPIDGGYIKLNG
- a CDS encoding alpha-L-fucosidase; amino-acid sequence: MIKLFQYLALIALLAACSQKREPNALVMPVSNTIEVQDADSNDSILLKAAHVVPTANQYEALQNEFIAFIHFGPNTFTRMEWGNGMEDPKVFDLQNLDTDQWCKAMKDAGMKMVIFTAKHHDGFVLWQSRYTDHGIMSSPFKEGKGDVLKELSESCKKYGLKLGVYLSPADLFQIENKEGLYGNLSEYTERTIPRQVEGRPFENKTTFTFKVDDYNEYFLNQLFELLTEYGPIHEVWFDGAHPKRKGGQTYNYLAWKELIRALAPKTVIFGKEDIRWCGNEAGKTRDTEWNVIPYQEDPDQMNSFADLTDESLGNREDLYKGKFLHYQQAETNTSIREGWFYRDDEDQKVRSTDDVFDIYERSVGGNSTFLLNIPPNRDGKFSPTDVTVLEEVGQRINETYGSNLLSGAQGPKAVLDNDLASFELLGLGAQEVVIETNVPITINRLAIQEAINTHGERVEKHALDAWVDNGWKEIAAATNIGYKRILRFPEVTTQKLRIRILESRFYPAIASISAHYYKARPPQLSIERSVEGAVTISPKKDSFGWKPHGEDVAGNINTGYNIRYSTDGSEPTTASEIYQQPFIIPSGEVKAVAEVNGKLGSVASELFGIVKKDWKAAGEDSFEGEHTAINAFDGDPETYWSSSDKSRKNYINVDLGKEYAITGFTYTPQTSSSEGMIEKGVVRISADGKSWENVEDFQFGNLINDPTTRTHMFKSKINARYIGIESKVIAGNGKTAAIAELDFLLD
- a CDS encoding PDZ domain-containing protein, translated to MKQKALYYFVFALSLIGCSPTVSDIYITADKEAYKNGELVFVSINEAMGAVAQLRKESNKNTLTLHLMEGEYRISAPIRITAELGPLNLKGEGDGRSVVKGSKLLNPKWEKYNDHIWMAQLQKEDSFDQLFVNGQKQILARYPNYDENGGHWQGHAEDAIAPERVKTWSNPKGAFVHAMHNGEWGGFHYVSTGVDENGELQLSGGYQNNRPSKMHAKYRMVENVFEELDAPGEWFLDGDHKLFYWPAEGTDINNVLVEGVQQKHLLEIVGSEENPVRDIEISGIRFEHAQRTFMEKYEQLLRSDWTIYRGAALFLEGTQNVKIKNCELTNLGGNAILASNFNRELSIADNHIHDCGASGISFVGSPEAVRSPSFQYEEFVPLAEMDTVPGPKSNKYPSNSIAENNLIYRIGRVEKQTAGVQIAMAMDITVSHNSIYDVPRAGINIGDGTWGGHIIEYNDVFNTVLESGDHGAFNSWGRDRFWHPNRETLNEIVAANPEMPKWDAIHTTVIRNNRFRCDHGWDIDLDDGSSNYHIYNNLCLNGGIKLREGFYRTVENNIMINNGFHPHVWFKNSGDVFKHNIVFTEHKDIRLQDWGKEVDYNLFPDVETLTTTQKKGVDTNSIFGDALFVDAKLGNYTVKEESPALKIGFKNIAMDSFGVTDTKLKSLAKTPTIPTMFFGDSSEKDAVVDWLGAQIKSIATMAERSASGLNKTAGALILAIDPQTVIGISPLQVGDVIISAEGDEINTVADLMKTYQNNNWKGKLNLIIFRNQKEKQISLTTKK